One Aster yellows witches'-broom phytoplasma AYWB DNA segment encodes these proteins:
- a CDS encoding phosphatidylserine decarboxylase — protein sequence MKIVNLEGKIICQDPASRLQKTLYTNLEKNFWKRLLLKILITKPISWLVNLYFYSPWSRQYALKIIEKHQIDLNLFEKQKISSYNDFFTRKYKELAIPQDNFAFISPCESKLSIYPIAKKALYCIKETNYSLVDLLQNPTLAQEYEEGYLLIFRLEPHDYHRYLFVDEGFFQMPPCKIKGKLHTVNPIAFESFDVFKTNTREYSILQTKNFGKIVQIEVGATLVGKIENYPLQTFSKGQEKGYFDTGGSTIIILVKKNIVAFDHRILEHTQKRCETQIPILTVIGKKITPTKTHQITYKSSASENIATQPKSYQNSNCTTQANHKESEVQTLE from the coding sequence ATGAAAATAGTTAATTTAGAAGGCAAAATTATTTGTCAAGACCCAGCAAGTCGCCTACAAAAAACTTTATATACAAACTTAGAAAAAAACTTTTGGAAAAGACTCCTTCTCAAAATTTTGATCACTAAACCTATTTCTTGGTTAGTTAATTTGTATTTTTATTCTCCTTGGTCACGCCAATATGCTTTGAAAATCATTGAAAAACACCAAATTGATTTAAACTTATTTGAAAAACAAAAAATTAGTTCTTATAATGATTTTTTTACAAGAAAATACAAAGAACTTGCCATTCCTCAAGACAACTTTGCTTTTATCAGTCCTTGTGAATCCAAATTAAGCATTTATCCTATCGCCAAAAAAGCACTCTACTGCATTAAAGAAACCAATTACAGCTTAGTTGATTTATTGCAAAACCCCACATTAGCTCAAGAATACGAAGAAGGTTATTTGCTTATTTTCCGCCTAGAACCTCATGATTATCACCGTTATCTTTTTGTAGATGAAGGTTTTTTTCAAATGCCTCCTTGTAAAATCAAAGGAAAATTACATACAGTAAACCCAATTGCCTTTGAAAGTTTTGATGTATTTAAAACCAACACCCGCGAATATAGCATTTTACAAACTAAAAATTTTGGTAAAATAGTTCAAATAGAAGTAGGAGCCACATTGGTAGGAAAAATCGAAAATTATCCTTTGCAAACGTTTTCAAAAGGTCAAGAAAAAGGCTATTTTGATACAGGCGGATCTACCATTATTATCTTAGTTAAAAAAAATATAGTTGCATTTGATCATCGCATTTTAGAACACACTCAAAAAAGATGCGAAACTCAAATCCCTATTTTAACTGTTATTGGTAAAAAAATAACTCCTACAAAAACCCATCAAATAACTTATAAATCTTCCGCCTCTGAAAATATTGCTACCCAACCAAAATCATATCAAAATTCCAATTGTACCACACAAGCCAATCATAAAGAAAGCGAAGTACAAACACTTGAATAA
- a CDS encoding YbaB/EbfC family nucleoid-associated protein has protein sequence MKRQSNMFEKLKKMQEAIENAQQQLELQEFIGKAGDVEIVLQGTKQVVDVIISQIHNKAILQESVLLAFNAALKKLERKSKELMQKASGDLIEF, from the coding sequence ATGAAAAGACAATCTAATATGTTTGAAAAATTAAAAAAAATGCAAGAAGCAATTGAAAACGCTCAACAACAATTGGAATTACAAGAATTTATTGGCAAAGCAGGGGATGTAGAAATTGTTTTACAAGGCACCAAACAAGTCGTAGATGTTATTATTTCTCAAATTCACAATAAGGCAATTCTCCAAGAAAGCGTTTTGTTAGCTTTTAATGCTGCTTTGAAAAAATTAGAAAGAAAATCTAAAGAACTCATGCAAAAAGCATCTGGAGATTTGATAGAATTCTAA
- a CDS encoding CDP-alcohol phosphatidyltransferase family protein: MFLGFYNYTTYLTHLNLMSGFFGIGFGACGKYTSALICLLISGVCDMFDGVVSRTKKNRSLTEKSYGIQIDSLADIISFGVLPIFINYSLSFKDKTSTLNKEGWLFALVWIVWGFYLLAALIRLAYYNVLAEIQKYNSQSPSYFTGLPVTAAAILFPFLFLAKFICKTWYFKSLGFIEQRLTFFWIHFACMLLLTFLFLCKKIHFPKPKAKTTITIILLLALNFILFMLFKILLKYLLPISTTK; encoded by the coding sequence ATGTTTTTAGGTTTTTACAATTATACAACTTATTTAACTCATCTAAATTTAATGAGTGGTTTTTTTGGCATTGGCTTTGGTGCTTGCGGTAAATACACCTCTGCTTTAATTTGCCTATTAATATCAGGCGTTTGTGATATGTTCGATGGTGTTGTAAGTCGAACCAAAAAAAATCGCAGTCTCACAGAAAAAAGCTATGGCATTCAAATTGACTCTTTAGCTGATATAATAAGCTTTGGTGTCCTTCCTATTTTTATTAACTATTCTTTGAGTTTCAAAGATAAAACTTCAACATTAAATAAAGAAGGTTGGTTATTTGCGCTTGTTTGGATAGTTTGGGGTTTTTATCTTTTGGCAGCCTTAATTAGACTTGCTTATTATAACGTTTTAGCTGAAATCCAAAAATACAACTCCCAAAGCCCTTCTTATTTTACAGGTTTGCCTGTAACTGCAGCTGCTATTTTATTTCCTTTTTTATTTTTAGCTAAGTTTATTTGCAAAACTTGGTATTTCAAAAGTTTAGGTTTTATCGAACAAAGACTTACTTTTTTTTGGATTCATTTTGCCTGCATGTTGCTTTTAACTTTTTTATTTCTTTGTAAAAAAATCCATTTCCCCAAGCCAAAAGCCAAAACTACAATAACAATTATTTTATTATTAGCGCTAAATTTTATCCTATTTATGTTGTTTAAAATCTTATTAAAATATTTGTTGCCAATATCAACCACAAAGTGA
- the dnaX gene encoding DNA polymerase III subunit gamma/tau codes for MSYLVLYRKYRPQTFADVVGQEIIIQTLKNAIRYQKINHCYLFSGNKGTGKTTLAKIFAKAINCLSPIQGEAFCSCHFCQNFAKANTDITEIDGASYNGVDEIRELQDKAQYKAHAGKYKVYIIDEVHVLTPNAFNALLKILEEPPEHVVFILITTEIYKIPDTIFSRSQSFAFENLNLKNITAQLTKIAALENMFITEDAIKSIAYHSEGGMRNALSLLDQVSAYQNNLITSEDVANIKGTVSASVIKKLFQNLLKKEATKTLQLLHKSIDSGKNIDILILDLIDAIKDYLICNAKNKKYSKTSQLSQAQKILLLEETNHIDHFLRTLIKLQQDLKKSDQKKSLVEIAFLQICSLHSFQFQADLQEFQQFVTNKTKISNNNQALLELDETNAEEHYEPTKPIQKKLENPPFYKTEEIKSIQFTPIANKKTPKIEKIEYLHSTLKDLQPQNNSTISELTQQNNLPSQNSLGTKSPTKTHPYFCNSSLFDLISFAINILSNQDKPTKNTITNFWKNLKNHYSAHSYYKSVAEILDRGTIVALSQTQQIILVFEDEDVFELVLQKNIKQKALEILNNETFAITEYIAFLKQDWQALEIFYNKNYPHTNPSLIAQFTATCNFDLDLYRIKTTKSSKPAIIQLAYDFFGKDIVEIIN; via the coding sequence GTGTCTTATTTAGTTTTATACAGAAAATACAGACCACAAACTTTTGCAGATGTTGTTGGTCAAGAAATTATTATCCAAACTTTAAAAAATGCCATCAGATACCAAAAAATCAATCATTGTTATCTTTTTAGTGGCAATAAAGGCACTGGAAAAACTACTTTAGCCAAAATTTTTGCCAAAGCCATTAATTGTTTGTCGCCCATTCAAGGAGAAGCGTTTTGTTCTTGTCATTTTTGCCAAAACTTCGCCAAAGCAAACACAGATATCACAGAAATTGATGGAGCTTCTTATAATGGGGTTGACGAAATCAGAGAATTACAGGACAAAGCCCAATACAAAGCTCACGCAGGCAAATACAAAGTCTACATTATTGACGAAGTTCACGTACTTACGCCCAACGCTTTTAATGCTTTGTTAAAAATTTTAGAAGAACCGCCTGAACATGTAGTTTTCATCTTGATTACTACCGAAATTTATAAAATTCCTGACACGATTTTTTCGCGTTCCCAAAGTTTTGCCTTTGAGAATTTGAATCTCAAAAACATCACTGCACAATTAACCAAAATTGCTGCTTTGGAAAATATGTTTATCACTGAAGACGCCATCAAAAGCATTGCTTATCATTCGGAAGGCGGAATGAGAAATGCCCTTAGTTTGTTAGATCAGGTAAGTGCTTATCAAAACAATTTGATCACTTCAGAAGATGTTGCAAATATCAAAGGTACAGTATCTGCTAGCGTTATCAAAAAATTGTTTCAAAATCTACTAAAAAAAGAAGCGACCAAAACATTGCAGCTCCTTCATAAATCAATTGATTCAGGCAAAAATATTGATATTTTAATTTTAGATTTAATTGATGCTATCAAAGATTATTTAATTTGCAATGCCAAAAATAAAAAATATTCCAAAACTTCGCAACTTTCCCAAGCTCAAAAAATATTATTGTTAGAAGAAACAAACCACATTGATCATTTTTTAAGAACCTTAATTAAATTACAACAAGACCTCAAAAAAAGCGATCAAAAAAAATCTTTGGTAGAAATTGCCTTTTTGCAAATATGCTCTTTACATTCTTTTCAATTTCAAGCTGATTTACAAGAATTCCAACAATTTGTAACAAATAAAACAAAAATTTCCAATAATAATCAAGCATTGCTTGAATTAGATGAAACAAATGCCGAAGAGCATTATGAACCAACAAAACCCATCCAAAAAAAACTAGAAAACCCCCCTTTTTACAAAACAGAAGAAATTAAATCAATTCAATTTACTCCAATAGCAAACAAAAAAACACCAAAAATAGAAAAAATAGAATATCTTCATTCAACCCTAAAAGATTTACAACCTCAAAATAATTCTACTATCTCTGAATTGACTCAACAAAATAACTTGCCTTCCCAAAACTCATTAGGAACCAAATCACCAACAAAAACACACCCTTATTTTTGCAATTCATCTCTTTTTGATTTAATATCATTTGCAATTAATATTTTATCTAATCAAGACAAACCAACCAAAAACACAATAACAAATTTTTGGAAAAATTTAAAAAATCATTATTCTGCTCACAGTTATTATAAAAGTGTAGCCGAAATTTTGGATAGAGGAACAATAGTTGCTTTGAGCCAAACCCAACAAATTATTTTAGTTTTCGAAGATGAAGATGTCTTTGAACTTGTTTTACAAAAAAACATCAAACAAAAAGCTTTAGAAATTTTGAATAATGAAACTTTTGCAATTACAGAATACATTGCTTTTTTAAAACAAGATTGGCAAGCCTTAGAAATTTTTTACAACAAAAACTATCCTCATACAAACCCATCATTAATTGCACAATTCACAGCTACTTGCAATTTTGATCTTGACTTGTATCGAATCAAAACGACTAAATCAAGCAAACCTGCTATTATTCAACTAGCTTATGATTTTTTTGGCAAAGATATAGTAGAAATAATTAACTAG
- the rpoE gene encoding DNA-directed RNA polymerase subunit delta, translated as MKKTKTPKSLLETAYDIMKKHQNPVSVYDLLKQTLQKHQISNNNPNLANQLYLDITLSGKFVFCENNQLIIKENNNFFWDKDFFEKTKTSNDEPLDEDTNLQELDFEDFLSDKDTNQTDPLKDVLLDLEGEPSEEQNKDDDKIEDDIILEDKDDYEDPLEEEYEHLYEK; from the coding sequence ATGAAAAAAACCAAAACTCCAAAATCACTTTTGGAAACGGCTTATGACATTATGAAAAAACATCAAAATCCTGTTTCGGTCTATGATTTATTAAAACAAACATTGCAAAAACATCAAATCTCAAACAACAATCCCAATTTAGCTAATCAACTTTATTTAGACATCACTTTGAGTGGGAAATTTGTTTTTTGCGAAAACAATCAATTAATTATTAAAGAAAATAATAATTTTTTTTGGGATAAAGATTTTTTTGAAAAAACTAAAACTTCAAACGACGAGCCTCTAGACGAAGATACCAATTTACAAGAATTAGATTTTGAGGATTTCCTTTCTGACAAAGACACTAACCAAACTGACCCTCTAAAAGATGTTTTGCTTGATTTAGAAGGCGAACCTTCAGAAGAACAAAACAAAGATGATGACAAAATTGAAGATGATATTATTTTAGAAGATAAAGATGATTACGAAGATCCATTAGAAGAAGAATACGAACATCTTTATGAAAAATAA